TGGGCGATCACCACTTCTTCATCGCTGTCGGTCACACGGCTTTCATCCCATGGCCGGATCGGCGGAGGCGGCGGCAGGCTGTCCCAATTGGCATCAATATGGCGTGCGCAGGAATCGCCGAATACGAAACATTCAAGGAGCGAATTGGACGCAAGGCGGTTTGCACCATGCAGGCCTGATTGGGTGACCTCGCCCGCGGCATAAAGCCCCGGCGCATCGGTGCAGCCGTTCAGATCAACCAGCACGCCGCCACAGGTGTAATGCTGCGCCGGCACAACCGGTATCGGTTCCTTGGTGATGTCGATGCCCAGACCCATCAGCTTTTCATAAATGTTGGGGAAATGCGCTTTCACGAAGTCCGCCGGTTTGTGGCTGATATCCAGATGGACATAATCTAGGCCGTCGCGCTTGATTTCGGCATCATTGGCACGCGCAACAATATCGCGCGGGGCAAGTTCGGCACGCGGATCATAATCAGGCATGTAGCGATGCCCGGTTTTGGGGTTTTTCAATATCCCGCCTTCGCCGCGCACAGCCTCGGTAATCAGGAAATTCTTGATCTCCAGATTGTAGAGGCAGGTCGGATGGAACTGCATCATTTCCATGTTCGACGCACGGCATCCTGCGCGCCACGCCATGGCGATGCCGTCACCGGTCGCTCCGCGTGGTGCAGTTGAATAAAGATAGGTCCGCCCTGCCCCGCCGCTAGCAAGGATTGTCGCGCGCGCAGTGAAGGTTTCAACCAGGCCCGTCGCACGATTCAATGCATAGACGCCATGAATGCGCCCGCTTGTCGAAAAGCGAAGCTGGTGGCGCCCCAATATCAGGTCAATCGCGACCATATCGGGAATGAGAGTGATGTTGGGATTGGCATGCGCGGCAGCTTCCAGCGCCTGCTGCACCGCCCAACCAGTAGCGTCATCCACATGCACGATCCGCCGGTGGCTATGTCCGCCTTCGCGGGTCAGATGCCAGTCGCCCTTATCTGGGCCGTCAAGATTGAAAGGCACGCCGAGTTTTGCCAGCCGGTCGATTGCCTCAGGCGCATTTTCGACAACAAATTCGACGGTCGCACGGTTGTTCAGACCGCCACCGGCGATCATCGTATCCTCAATATGACTTTCAAAGGTGTCGCCGGGTTCAAGTACAGCGGCGATACCGCCCTGGGCCCAGGCGGTTGCACCGTCGGACAACGCGCCCTTGGCCAAAACCGCCACCTTGTATTTCTGGGCAAGTTGCAGCGCAGCGGTCAGTCCGGCCGCGCCCGAACCAATGATGAGGATGTCGGATTTATGTGCCACCTCTTTTCCCTGTGCTTTTGCATACGCGCTGTCAATTCCCGTGATTCCCGATCACACATAGGCAAAAGCCCGTAGAGTCAGAGGGTTGAACATCGGGGACTGCATCCCCAATTGCGACGAGGGATGAAACAGGGATGCATGGCCGGCAGGGCTGCATCCTGTACTGCCGGCTCAAGGACCAGATGGAGCTAGCTCATCATGAAAACTACCACAAAAATGTTGGCAATGGCCGCTTTCGCGACCATGGCCGCGTCTCCCGCATTAGCCGAAGACCCGCAGGGCAAAATTCAGGTCAAGGCTTTTGCAACGCTGGTTGATCCCAGCGCCAAGATCACAAAGGTTAACACTGACCGCATCGGGCTTGCGGCAGGTTCCCAGACCAAGGCCGACACCAATGTGACGCCGACGGTTGCCATTGAATATTTCCTGACGCCCAATGTGTCCGTCGAGACAATCGCCGGCGTCACCCAACATGATGTTGTTGGCGCAGGCGCACTGGCCGGGGCAAGGCTGGTTTCCAACGCCAACATCATTCCTGCAACTGTCACCGCAAAATATCATCTTGACCTTGGCGGCGGGTTCAAACCCTATCTGGGCGCAGGACCAAGCTATTTCATCATTTTCGGTGAGGAGCCGGATGCGACCGCACGCACGCTGGGCGCAACGCGTGTCGACCTTTCGAACGAACTCGGTCTTGCGCTGCAGGGTGGTATCGATTTTGCCCTCGACGATAGCGGCCTTGGCCTGTCGCTCGATGCAAAGCGGTATTTCATGAACACAACCGCCCGCTTTTTTGCTGGCAACGCTCTGGCGCTCAGCACCAAGCATGAACTTGACCCCTGGGTCGTCAGCGCCGGTATCAGCTACCGCTTCTGAATGGGTGTCCCTTCCCTTCGGGGAAGGGGCCTATTCGGCCGATCCGCTGGTGAGGCTGAGGAACACATCCTCAAGATCGGCCTCCTTGGTGGTCACATCTATGATGCCCAGGCCCAGGCCTTGAACGGCTGCAAGCACCTCTCCCGCGTTCATGCGGTCCTTGTTATAGGTGATCTCTATCGTACGGTCGGCGATCCGTTCCACCTTTTCAAATGCAGGATGCGCAGGCACGGTATCAATATCGCGGTCAAGGGTCAGGAGAACGGCTTTCTCGCGCGCCATTCCCACCAGTTCGCGCGTCGGCTTATCCGCAATCAACCGGCCATGGTTGATGATCGCGATCCGGTCGCACAATTGCTCCGCCTCTTCGAGATAATGGGTGGTCAGAACGACGGTGGTGCCACCCTTGTTCAATTCGACCACATAATCCCACAATTGCTGGCGCAACTCGATATCGACCCCGGCGGTCGGTTCGTCGAGCACAATTACCGGCGGCGAATGCACCATTGCCTTTGCCACCAGCAACCGCCGCTTCATCCCGCCTGAAAGCGTGCGGGCATAGGCATTGGCCTTATCTTCCAGCCTTACCGCCCGCAACAACTCCATCGAGCGCCGCTTGGCCTTAGGCACGCCATAAAGGCCCGCATAAAGTTCCAGTGTCTCAAACGGCGTGAAAAAGGGGTCGAACATGATTTCCTGAGGCACAATGCCGATAGATGCCTTTGCATTGCGCGGGTTGGCATCGATATCGAAACCCCAGATGCTCGCCGTGCCGGCGCTTTTCTGCACCATGCCGGCAAGGATATTGATCAGCGTAGATTTACCCGCACCATTGGGACCAAGCAGGCCGAATATCGACCCGCGCTGAACATCGAAACTGACGCCATCTAGCGCCTGTTTCCCAGAGGCATAGGTTTTGCAAAGATCGCGGATCGAAATAGCTGCATCATTCATAGACACAAATCGATAGCCGAGCCTGTCAGGCCGCGCAATGCAAGGCTGTGTTGCAACCGGTTAAGCTGCGTTAACCGTAAACACTAAGCCAATGTTGCAGCCCGGTGTGACAGACACTGTCCATGAGCGGGGCAAATAAAGTTCTTCTGGCTGTACGATTCGTGCGAGCGAGCAGTTGGCTGTCTGCCAAGGATAAGGCACGCCCGTCTGCATTCCGGAAGCTCGCTGCATACATCCCGGCCGTGCAAGGCCCAAAGCAATCCGGAAAGACGGGCAACCGCAAATTTACTGTCCATTTACAGCTTCTTGCTAAAAGCTGTGGAATGGGATGTCGCTCCACATATATTGCGCGCTTTGCGACTTGGGCTGCAGTGTCGCTGACCTGTATCGGCTTCGTGACGCCTGCACATGCAGATGCCGAACGCACCCAATCACAAGTTGGCGTGGTCACGCGGCTCAGCTTCATCCAAACGGAAGAACTCAGTTTCGGCCAGATCTTCGCCAGCAATGCCAGTGGCACCATTACAGTCGCCCCCAGTGGCGTGCGATCACGCACAGGCGGCGTCACATTGACCGGCAACACACATCATACTGCCATTTTTGCCGGTTTCGGTCAGCCAAACCAGCGCGTCCAGATCTCGCTGGGCAGCAACAGCATTTTCCTGACAGGCCCGGGAACGCGGATGCGGGCGCACACATTTGTCATTGGTAGCACACCGACCGCCGTGCTTACGACGACGCCGCGCGTCTTTCGTATTGCCACGCCCAGCGGCGGCTTTGCCTTTCCAGTCGGTGCAACGCTTGACGTCAATGCCAACCAGGCGCCCGGCACATATCGCGGCACTTGGACCATTACGCTGAATTACCAGTAAACTCGCCCGTTGCGGGGCACGCCGCGCTTTGCTAACGGCCGCGGATGACCCAAGCTCCTGAAACTCTTTTCGTCCGCACCCGCCGCATCGCCTGCGATGGCAGCGGTGATAGTGTGCCCGCAGCGCTCGGCCACCCGCGCGTGTGGCTGGAAATCGACGAAAGCGGCTATGTCGAATGCGGTTATTGCGACCGCCGTTTCGTGCTGGTCGGCGGCCCGGCGGACAAGGGCGAAGCGAAGACAGGCTGAACACCCTTTCCTTGTGCGCGCGACTGCCTATATCGGGCCTATGAGCATTACAGATCCGCGCAGCTTTCTTTACCAACCCGGCCTTCTAGATCCCGATGGCGCCATGCGCGTGACGCGCGATGCCCTGCAATCGTGTGACGACGGCGAACTTTACCTGCAGTATAGCGCAAGCGAGAGTTTCGGTTTTGATGACGGCCGTCTGAAAATGGCTGACTATTCGACCGCATCAGGCTTTGGCCTGCGCGGCGTTTCGGGCGAAATGACTGGGTTCAGCCACGCCAATGACATCAGCGAAGGCGCAATTCGCCGCGCCGCCGAAACGCTGCAACTGCTCGATCCGGCCAAGGGGCAAGCCGCCCCGCCGCCGCGTAAGAACAACCGCCATCTTTACACCGATGGCAATCCGCTTGATCTGGTACCCTTCGCCAAAAAGGTCGAGCTTTGCCAGAAAATCGATGCCGCCGCCCGTGCGCGCGACCCGCGTGTAGCGCAGGTTTCGGTAAGCCTTGCGGGTAGCTGGTCAGTGATCGAGATCGTGCGAGCCGATGGCTTTGTCGCAACTGATATCCGCCCGCTTGTGCGCCTCAATGTCTCAATCGTGACCGAGGAAAATGGGCGCCGCGAAACGGGCGTTTTCGGCTTTGGCGGGCGCAAGCTGTATGATGACCTGTTTGACGAGGCAGCTTGGAATCGCGCGATTGACGAAGCGCTAGCACAATCCTTGACGAATCTGCGATCGGTTGACGCCCCTGCCGGCGAAATGACCGTCCTGCTCGGCCCTGGCTGGCCCGGTGTGCTGCTGCACGAAGCTGTTGGCCATGGGCTTGAAGGCGATTTCAACCGCAAGGGCACGTCGGCCTTTTCGGGGAAGATCGGCCAGCTCGTCGCTGCGCCGGGGGTGACGGTGGTGGATGATGGCACA
This portion of the Sphingobium sp. genome encodes:
- the nadB gene encoding L-aspartate oxidase; the encoded protein is MAHKSDILIIGSGAAGLTAALQLAQKYKVAVLAKGALSDGATAWAQGGIAAVLEPGDTFESHIEDTMIAGGGLNNRATVEFVVENAPEAIDRLAKLGVPFNLDGPDKGDWHLTREGGHSHRRIVHVDDATGWAVQQALEAAAHANPNITLIPDMVAIDLILGRHQLRFSTSGRIHGVYALNRATGLVETFTARATILASGGAGRTYLYSTAPRGATGDGIAMAWRAGCRASNMEMMQFHPTCLYNLEIKNFLITEAVRGEGGILKNPKTGHRYMPDYDPRAELAPRDIVARANDAEIKRDGLDYVHLDISHKPADFVKAHFPNIYEKLMGLGIDITKEPIPVVPAQHYTCGGVLVDLNGCTDAPGLYAAGEVTQSGLHGANRLASNSLLECFVFGDSCARHIDANWDSLPPPPPIRPWDESRVTDSDEEVVIAQCWREIRQFMWNFVGIVRTTKRLERAKHRIDLLRQEVEDYYSHFRVTPDLIELRNLVEVADLIIRCALTRKESRGLHYTLDFPEALPAPKDTVLVP
- a CDS encoding OmpW family outer membrane protein; translation: MKTTTKMLAMAAFATMAASPALAEDPQGKIQVKAFATLVDPSAKITKVNTDRIGLAAGSQTKADTNVTPTVAIEYFLTPNVSVETIAGVTQHDVVGAGALAGARLVSNANIIPATVTAKYHLDLGGGFKPYLGAGPSYFIIFGEEPDATARTLGATRVDLSNELGLALQGGIDFALDDSGLGLSLDAKRYFMNTTARFFAGNALALSTKHELDPWVVSAGISYRF
- a CDS encoding ABC transporter ATP-binding protein — protein: MNDAAISIRDLCKTYASGKQALDGVSFDVQRGSIFGLLGPNGAGKSTLINILAGMVQKSAGTASIWGFDIDANPRNAKASIGIVPQEIMFDPFFTPFETLELYAGLYGVPKAKRRSMELLRAVRLEDKANAYARTLSGGMKRRLLVAKAMVHSPPVIVLDEPTAGVDIELRQQLWDYVVELNKGGTTVVLTTHYLEEAEQLCDRIAIINHGRLIADKPTRELVGMAREKAVLLTLDRDIDTVPAHPAFEKVERIADRTIEITYNKDRMNAGEVLAAVQGLGLGIIDVTTKEADLEDVFLSLTSGSAE
- a CDS encoding DUF4402 domain-containing protein gives rise to the protein MSLTCIGFVTPAHADAERTQSQVGVVTRLSFIQTEELSFGQIFASNASGTITVAPSGVRSRTGGVTLTGNTHHTAIFAGFGQPNQRVQISLGSNSIFLTGPGTRMRAHTFVIGSTPTAVLTTTPRVFRIATPSGGFAFPVGATLDVNANQAPGTYRGTWTITLNYQ
- a CDS encoding zinc-finger domain-containing protein, whose protein sequence is MTQAPETLFVRTRRIACDGSGDSVPAALGHPRVWLEIDESGYVECGYCDRRFVLVGGPADKGEAKTG
- the tldD gene encoding metalloprotease TldD gives rise to the protein MSITDPRSFLYQPGLLDPDGAMRVTRDALQSCDDGELYLQYSASESFGFDDGRLKMADYSTASGFGLRGVSGEMTGFSHANDISEGAIRRAAETLQLLDPAKGQAAPPPRKNNRHLYTDGNPLDLVPFAKKVELCQKIDAAARARDPRVAQVSVSLAGSWSVIEIVRADGFVATDIRPLVRLNVSIVTEENGRRETGVFGFGGRKLYDDLFDEAAWNRAIDEALAQSLTNLRSVDAPAGEMTVLLGPGWPGVLLHEAVGHGLEGDFNRKGTSAFSGKIGQLVAAPGVTVVDDGTIADRRGSLSIDDEGTPTQENVLIEDGILKGYMQDRLNARLMGVAPTGNGRRQSYAHAPMPRMTNTFMKGGNDDPAELLSRVKDGIFAKSFGGGQVDIVSGKFVFSCTEAYRVKNGKLGDPIKGATLIGDGPTSLTKVIGIGNDMALDEGIGVCGKGGQSVPAGVGQPTTLVSALTVGGTAG